A single Alcanivorax borkumensis SK2 DNA region contains:
- a CDS encoding twin transmembrane helix small protein, with product MWWVKLIVVILLLAAVISLGRALMSLVKGQGKEGKTMRALAWRVGFSVTVFLFILLSMHMGWVRPHDVNPTLRYGEPIQPSGQPSQNPGE from the coding sequence ATGTGGTGGGTAAAGCTGATTGTTGTGATTTTGTTGCTTGCGGCAGTGATCTCTCTGGGCCGCGCGCTCATGTCTTTGGTGAAAGGGCAGGGAAAAGAAGGTAAGACCATGCGAGCCCTGGCTTGGCGTGTGGGTTTTTCGGTGACGGTATTTTTGTTTATTTTGCTTAGCATGCATATGGGCTGGGTGCGGCCTCACGATGTGAACCCGACTCTGCGTTACGGTGAGCCGATTCAGCCCAGCGGTCAGCCTTCGCAAAACCCAGGAGAGTAA
- a CDS encoding SURF1 family protein: MPHSYRRAPWVALIATLIVAASCLRLAFWQLERAEEKRLWLTEQNERATLPPADLPTLLADTDPMHRRITITGHFDNAHNVLLDNRTLNGVAGYHLLTPFETREGRWVLINRGWLARGNDRATLPTIVPIEGNQTVHGTAYRPSRDVFVLKDMPLPNNQWPLRVQKVDFDAIGERLGVELPPFEIRVTPELALGNNVPLPRHWQDVTVMGPERHKAYALQWFALALAALLIYVAAALRNRRKARKTREEL; the protein is encoded by the coding sequence ATGCCTCATTCTTACCGCCGCGCACCTTGGGTCGCACTCATAGCGACCCTTATTGTGGCCGCAAGCTGCTTGCGACTGGCCTTTTGGCAGCTGGAACGCGCTGAAGAAAAACGCCTGTGGCTAACAGAACAGAACGAACGGGCCACCCTACCACCCGCCGACCTGCCCACCCTGCTAGCTGATACTGACCCTATGCACCGTCGCATCACTATCACCGGTCACTTCGACAACGCCCACAACGTGCTCCTAGATAACCGTACCCTCAACGGCGTGGCCGGTTATCACCTGTTGACTCCTTTTGAAACCCGAGAGGGCCGCTGGGTATTAATTAACCGGGGTTGGCTAGCGAGAGGAAACGACCGCGCCACACTACCAACGATCGTCCCCATTGAGGGAAACCAAACCGTCCACGGAACGGCTTATCGCCCCTCCCGGGACGTTTTTGTGCTCAAGGACATGCCATTGCCCAACAATCAGTGGCCATTGCGCGTACAAAAAGTGGATTTTGACGCTATTGGAGAACGACTTGGGGTAGAATTACCGCCCTTTGAAATCCGGGTTACTCCGGAACTGGCGCTGGGCAACAATGTACCACTGCCCCGGCACTGGCAGGACGTGACCGTAATGGGCCCGGAACGACACAAGGCCTATGCGCTGCAATGGTTCGCACTGGCGCTGGCCGCTCTGCTGATATATGTTGCCGCCGCACTCCGAAACAGGCGTAAAGCACGCAAGACGCGAGAGGAATTGTAA
- the coxB gene encoding cytochrome c oxidase subunit II → MQSTLFHRAAVGLTSLMISGMTFASDWTERSDLDLRPGVTQASQDVQDLHTTVLWIVTVIGLMVCGLILFSMIRHRRSKNPNPSTFHENVFFEVLWTVIPFVILIAMAVPATRVLVQLDDTAESELTVKVTGYRWKWSYEYLTYEDDNDIGVSFFSNLATPPEQYNNPVLSGGLFPYGTAKELVGKEAPEKDHNYNLEVDNKLLIPSGQKVRFLVTSDDVIHSFWVPDFGGKKDAIPGFVNETWALVPEGKEGTYYGQCAELCGKNHAFMPIAVEVVTQDEFKAWIAEEKEKAASGPDLTPFADIDQAMEEGKQVYAGACAMCHGANGEGGIGLAFAGTEFATNNEHLNEHIDVLVNGRAAMPSFKAQLTPRQIAAVITYERNAFGNDTGDLIQPADVNDHE, encoded by the coding sequence ATGCAGTCAACTCTGTTCCACCGCGCAGCGGTTGGTCTTACGTCACTGATGATCAGTGGCATGACCTTCGCTAGCGACTGGACCGAACGTTCCGATCTCGACCTGCGACCCGGGGTAACCCAGGCCAGCCAGGACGTTCAAGATCTTCACACCACCGTTCTCTGGATCGTGACCGTTATCGGTCTTATGGTCTGTGGCCTGATTCTGTTCTCGATGATTCGCCACCGTCGATCCAAAAACCCAAATCCTTCCACTTTCCATGAAAACGTGTTTTTCGAAGTGCTGTGGACAGTGATTCCCTTTGTCATCCTGATTGCCATGGCCGTACCGGCCACCCGGGTGCTGGTTCAGCTGGATGACACCGCTGAATCTGAACTGACGGTGAAGGTAACCGGTTATCGCTGGAAGTGGAGCTACGAGTATTTGACGTACGAAGATGACAACGATATCGGAGTCTCTTTCTTCTCTAACCTGGCTACGCCGCCGGAACAGTACAACAACCCGGTTCTTTCCGGTGGCCTGTTTCCTTACGGCACAGCGAAGGAGCTGGTCGGTAAAGAGGCTCCTGAGAAAGACCACAACTACAACTTGGAAGTGGATAACAAACTGCTTATCCCGTCTGGCCAAAAAGTGCGTTTCTTGGTGACTTCTGATGACGTAATCCATTCTTTTTGGGTGCCGGACTTCGGCGGCAAGAAAGATGCAATTCCAGGTTTCGTTAACGAGACCTGGGCTTTGGTTCCGGAAGGCAAAGAAGGCACTTACTACGGCCAGTGTGCTGAGTTGTGTGGTAAGAACCACGCCTTTATGCCGATTGCCGTAGAGGTAGTAACCCAGGACGAATTCAAGGCTTGGATTGCTGAAGAGAAAGAAAAAGCCGCTTCTGGGCCCGACCTGACACCGTTTGCTGATATCGATCAGGCGATGGAAGAAGGTAAGCAAGTTTATGCTGGTGCCTGTGCAATGTGTCACGGTGCTAATGGTGAAGGCGGTATCGGCTTGGCATTTGCTGGTACAGAGTTTGCCACCAATAACGAGCACCTGAACGAGCATATCGACGTGTTGGTGAATGGCCGTGCTGCCATGCCCAGCTTCAAGGCTCAACTGACACCTCGCCAGATTGCGGCGGTGATCACCTATGAGCGTAACGCTTTCGGCAACGATACCGGCGATCTGATTCAGCCCGCCGACGTTAACGACCACGAATAA
- a CDS encoding DUF1820 family protein, with the protein MPKRRPIYRVIFQSQAQTYEIYASEIYQSDLHGFIEVEEFLFDERSGVVVDPSEEKLKSEFSGVLRSYIPMHTVIRIDEVEKEGVGKITESRGEARSNNVSPFPMPPSPSKD; encoded by the coding sequence ATGCCCAAACGACGACCCATCTACCGCGTCATATTCCAGAGCCAAGCACAAACCTACGAAATTTATGCCTCAGAGATATACCAAAGCGACCTGCATGGCTTTATCGAGGTGGAGGAGTTTCTGTTCGATGAGCGCAGCGGTGTAGTGGTCGATCCATCGGAAGAAAAGCTTAAGAGCGAATTTTCAGGGGTTTTGCGGTCATACATCCCCATGCATACGGTGATCCGTATTGATGAAGTAGAAAAAGAAGGCGTAGGCAAAATCACCGAATCACGCGGTGAAGCGCGTAGCAACAACGTTTCCCCGTTCCCCATGCCTCCTAGCCCATCCAAAGACTGA